In the Diachasmimorpha longicaudata isolate KC_UGA_2023 chromosome 1, iyDiaLong2, whole genome shotgun sequence genome, one interval contains:
- the LOC135171682 gene encoding uncharacterized protein LOC135171682: MSETSHPSRDPKNLSEPFAVIEFLEKNEKGLPCIDLVPKKWFNSAEEDTCKFPPTTEYHLLDDYLEKLHSPKDSWQSYPFCFITGAADLDQGRRRLKKAQVTLNCETTDGENDRKGGRSETSSKAKISAKPLTASKSQLNNIFSTKIPIPPRNQTPKSGIQAKPKTRFQSIYQSGSDSEDENHDCLIANPEEIRASKAQNNSGFLQMSSKSRSVPTGACLSFKQRSRKNITLLKDVETDESESNDSSDGILQSPTKSMDSARNTRKELHLTPPSPLVHNASGNRKRRASSTTRAEDGLNSIVSPGTPKTSRSMMVPPAKMPKMLGPQNQLSSSHYADNERRILNSLRDYFDQQLDEKLENLRRRMAYDLKQSMNELKTTIIGTNLAPASGPSLLEIQKQMSTPLLFEMDDKFQEYEAILTTDPNLVETLRLFMRVLISNKKEMKICVSTILSAVLRKTVSLHYSGYGKEAGGKKKKNFYNTTVCKVLIDVIIEVIGSSTDEKKIMSEVSTWLSRSGDREGGRKERQRGSSHHNENNSVCSFDTNR, encoded by the exons atgtcggaaacctcacatccatctcgcgatccaaaaaatctcagcgaaccattcgcagtcatcgaatttctcgagaaaaacgaaaaagggctaccatgcattgatttggtgccgaaaaaatggtttaatagtgcagaagaagacacctgtaaattcccaccgacaactgaatatcatctacttgacgactacttggaaaaattgcactcgcccaaggactcttggcaaagttatccattttgcttcatcaccggagcag ctgatttggatcagggtcgcagaagattaaaaaaggcccaagtaactctcaactgtgagacaaccgatggtgaaaatgatcgaaagggggggaggtccgaaacttcctcgaaagcaaaaatttcagcaaaacccttaactgcatcaaagtctcaactaaacaacatctttagtactaaaatcccgattccacctagaaatcaaactccaaagtctg gtatacaagcaaaaccaaagacaagatttcaaagcatttaccagagtggatctgactctgaagacgaaaatcatgattgtcttatagctaatcctgaggagattcgagcctcaaaggctcaaaataattctggctttttgcaaatgtcgagtaaatcgcgatctgtaccaacag gtgcatgtttatcatttaaacagcggtcaaggaagaatattactttgcttaaagacgtcgaaactgatgaatctgagagcaatgattcctccgatggaattctgcagtcacctacaaaatcgatggactcagcgagaaatacaagaaaagaacttcatttgacacctccttcaccactagtccataacgcttcag gtaaccgaaaaaggcgtgcatcgtctactacacgcgctgaagacggattgaattcgattgtgagcccaggaactccaaaaacttcacgatcaatgatggtaccccctgctaagatgccaaaaatgctgggaccacaaaaccagttgtcatctagtcattatgctgataatgaacgtcgaatcctgaactcccttcgagattactttgatcagcaattagatgaaaagctcgaaaatttaagacgcaggatggcttacgatttaaagcagtctatgaatgagctcaagaccacaatcattggcactaatctagccccagcttctggtcctagcttgcttgaaatacagaagcagatgtctacgccactactatttgaaatggatgataagttccaggaatacgaagcgatattgacaacggacccaaatctcgtagaaacactg cgattattcatgagagttttgataagcaataaaaaagagatgaaaatatgtgtttccactatcctatctgcggttctgaggaagacagtgtcactgcactattctggttacggaaaggaagctggcggaaagaaaaagaaaaatttttataacactacagtatgcaaagtactgattgatgtgataattgaggtaataggatccagcactgatgagaagaagataatgtcagaagtaagtacttggttgtcacgttctggcgatcgagagggtgggcgtaaggaacgacaacgcgggtcaagtcatcataacgagaataattcagtttgttcctttgataccaatcgataa